One Curtobacterium sp. BH-2-1-1 genomic region harbors:
- a CDS encoding HAD family hydrolase codes for MEHHPVPTTVLWDIDGTLVMNASSPGNLYHLALERAVGRDLVLRVGHQHGRTDAGLIAEHVRAHDLDDSLIPTVSRHLHDLTEERHVSGDHRSPAPGAIALVRRFAELGWRNGLLTGNSPYRARVKLQGAGFDVDAFDWEHSYFGDAEVERSGVTARAAEALAGTRAVIVGDTPRDGEAAEAVGIPFLAVATGVFDVDALRATGAVTIARNCVDDASLIEDAIVALPPLRPVGEGS; via the coding sequence ATGGAGCACCACCCCGTCCCCACCACGGTGCTGTGGGACATCGACGGCACCCTCGTGATGAACGCCTCCTCGCCGGGCAACCTCTACCACCTCGCGCTCGAGCGGGCGGTGGGTCGCGACCTCGTCCTCCGCGTCGGACACCAGCACGGCCGCACCGACGCCGGGCTCATCGCCGAGCACGTCCGGGCCCACGACCTGGACGACTCGCTCATCCCCACCGTGAGCCGCCACCTGCACGACCTGACCGAGGAACGGCACGTGTCCGGCGACCACCGGAGCCCGGCTCCGGGTGCGATCGCCCTCGTCCGACGGTTCGCCGAGCTCGGCTGGCGCAACGGACTGCTGACCGGCAACTCCCCCTACCGTGCCCGCGTGAAGCTGCAGGGCGCCGGGTTCGACGTCGACGCGTTCGACTGGGAGCACTCGTACTTCGGGGACGCCGAGGTCGAGCGCAGCGGAGTGACCGCGCGTGCTGCCGAGGCCCTCGCGGGCACCCGGGCCGTCATCGTCGGGGACACCCCGCGGGACGGCGAGGCGGCCGAGGCCGTCGGGATCCCGTTCCTGGCGGTGGCGACCGGTGTGTTCGACGTCGACGCGCTCCGCGCCACGGGAGCTGTGACGATCGCCCGGAACTGCGTCGACGACGCGTCGCTCATCGAGGACGCCATCGTGGCGCTGCCGCCGCTCCGCCCGGTCGGCGAGGGCTCCTAG
- the lepA gene encoding translation elongation factor 4 — protein sequence MSPQASAPLEPASTPADAIRNFCIIAHIDHGKSTLADRMLQITGIVEDRAMRAQYLDRMDIERERGITIKSQAVRMPWELDGQTYALNMIDTPGHVDFSYEVSRSLAACEGAILLVDAAQGIEAQTLANLYLALENDLEIIPVLNKIDLPAAEPEKYAAELAQLIGGSPNDVLRVSGKTGVGVAELLDRVVGSVPAPVGDVDAPPRAMIFDSVYDSYRGVVTYVRMVDGTIHPREKVQMMSTKSTHEILEIGVSAPEPKPTKGLSVGEVGYLITGVKDVRQSKVGDTVTTAQKPATEALAGYTDPKPMVFSGLYPIDGSDYPDLREALDKLKLSDAALVYEPETSVALGFGFRCGFLGLLHLEIITERLSREFGLDLITTAPSVIYEVTNEDNTVTEVTNPSEFPGGRIVEVREPMVRAAILAPKDYVGAIMELCQSRRGSLLGMEYLGEDRVEIRYEMPLGEIVFDFFDQLKSKTQGYASLDYEPTGDQAADLVKVDILLQGEQVDAFSAIVHRDKAYAYGTLMTERLRKLIPRQQFEVPIQAAIGARIIARESIRAMRKDVLAKCYGGDITRKRKLLEKQKEGKKRMKMVGRVEVPQEAFIAALSGDVEEKKK from the coding sequence GTGAGCCCACAAGCATCCGCGCCGCTCGAGCCCGCCTCGACCCCGGCCGACGCGATCCGCAACTTCTGCATCATCGCGCACATCGACCACGGCAAGTCCACGCTGGCCGACCGCATGCTGCAGATCACCGGCATCGTCGAGGACCGCGCCATGCGTGCGCAGTACCTCGACCGCATGGACATCGAGCGCGAGCGCGGCATCACGATCAAGTCCCAGGCGGTGCGCATGCCGTGGGAGCTCGACGGGCAGACGTACGCCCTCAACATGATCGACACGCCCGGTCACGTGGACTTCTCGTACGAGGTGTCCCGGTCGCTCGCGGCGTGCGAGGGAGCGATCCTCCTGGTCGACGCGGCGCAGGGCATCGAGGCGCAGACGCTCGCCAACCTCTACCTGGCGCTCGAGAACGACCTCGAGATCATCCCGGTCCTCAACAAGATCGACCTGCCGGCGGCCGAGCCGGAGAAGTACGCGGCCGAGCTCGCGCAGCTCATCGGCGGCTCGCCGAACGACGTCCTGCGCGTGTCCGGCAAGACCGGCGTGGGCGTCGCCGAGCTGCTCGACCGGGTCGTCGGCTCCGTGCCGGCCCCCGTGGGCGACGTGGACGCTCCGCCCCGCGCGATGATCTTCGACTCGGTCTACGACAGCTACCGCGGCGTCGTGACCTACGTGCGGATGGTGGACGGCACGATCCACCCGCGCGAGAAGGTCCAGATGATGTCGACCAAGTCGACGCACGAGATCCTCGAGATCGGGGTGTCCGCGCCCGAGCCGAAGCCGACGAAGGGCCTCTCCGTCGGCGAGGTCGGGTACCTCATCACCGGGGTGAAGGACGTCCGCCAGTCGAAGGTCGGCGACACGGTCACGACGGCGCAGAAGCCCGCGACCGAGGCGCTGGCCGGGTACACCGACCCGAAGCCGATGGTGTTCTCGGGCCTGTACCCGATCGACGGCTCGGACTACCCCGACCTCCGCGAGGCGCTCGACAAGCTCAAGCTGTCCGACGCCGCCCTCGTGTACGAGCCGGAGACGTCGGTGGCGCTCGGCTTCGGCTTCCGCTGCGGCTTCCTCGGCCTGCTCCACCTCGAGATCATCACCGAGCGCCTCAGCCGCGAGTTCGGGCTCGACCTCATCACCACGGCCCCGAGCGTGATCTACGAGGTCACGAACGAGGACAACACCGTGACCGAGGTCACGAACCCGTCCGAGTTCCCCGGCGGCCGCATCGTCGAGGTCCGCGAGCCGATGGTCCGTGCGGCCATCCTCGCGCCGAAGGACTACGTGGGCGCGATCATGGAGCTGTGCCAGTCGCGCCGCGGATCGCTGCTCGGCATGGAGTACCTCGGCGAGGACCGCGTCGAGATCCGGTACGAGATGCCCCTCGGCGAGATCGTCTTCGACTTCTTCGACCAGCTGAAGAGCAAGACCCAGGGCTACGCGTCGCTCGACTACGAGCCCACGGGGGACCAGGCGGCCGACCTCGTGAAGGTCGACATCCTGCTCCAGGGCGAGCAGGTCGACGCGTTCAGCGCGATCGTGCACCGCGACAAGGCGTACGCCTACGGCACGCTGATGACCGAGCGCCTGCGCAAGCTCATCCCGCGCCAGCAGTTCGAGGTCCCGATCCAGGCCGCCATCGGCGCCCGGATCATCGCCCGCGAGAGCATCCGGGCGATGCGCAAGGACGTCCTCGCGAAGTGCTACGGCGGTGACATCACCCGCAAGCGCAAGCTCCTCGAGAAGCAGAAGGAGGGCAAGAAGCGCATGAAGATGGTGGGTCGTGTCGAGGTCCCGCAGGAAGCCTTCATCGCGGCGCTCTCCGGCGACGTCGAAGAGAAGAAGAAGTAG
- a CDS encoding DUF1990 family protein, translating to MSTRGSYRTALTYGAVGATQAPDLMTYPPEGFAPSESRSRIGHGDQRFETAVTQALTWQIQERSGIRVHVEEQPDDDEVRYNPVTFDEDGVPIAPASIGTPRVEKFAPDGTPLVTAGTSATLTMHAFGQTVQAPVRVVSIIDETDRKGFAYGTLEGHPLSGEESFVVERTPDGSVWLQIRQFSQPSSRKWQFVAPLLRRQQRVMAQKYLEALRGD from the coding sequence ATGAGTACCCGCGGGAGCTACCGGACCGCCCTGACGTACGGAGCCGTGGGTGCGACCCAGGCGCCGGACCTCATGACGTACCCGCCGGAGGGGTTCGCCCCGTCCGAGTCGCGCTCCCGGATCGGCCACGGCGACCAGCGCTTCGAGACCGCGGTGACCCAGGCCCTGACCTGGCAGATCCAGGAGCGCAGCGGGATCCGCGTGCACGTCGAGGAGCAGCCCGACGACGACGAGGTCCGCTACAACCCGGTGACCTTCGACGAGGACGGCGTGCCGATCGCCCCGGCCTCGATCGGGACGCCCCGGGTGGAGAAGTTCGCCCCGGACGGCACGCCGCTCGTGACGGCGGGGACGAGCGCGACGCTGACGATGCACGCGTTCGGCCAGACGGTGCAGGCGCCGGTCCGGGTCGTCTCGATCATCGACGAGACCGACCGCAAGGGCTTCGCGTACGGCACGCTCGAGGGGCACCCGCTCTCGGGCGAGGAGTCCTTCGTCGTCGAGCGGACCCCGGACGGCTCGGTGTGGTTGCAGATCCGGCAGTTCTCGCAGCCGTCGAGCCGGAAGTGGCAGTTCGTGGCCCCGTTGCTCCGTCGGCAGCAGCGCGTGATGGCGCAGAAGTACCTCGAAGCGCTCCGCGGCGACTAG
- a CDS encoding DUF4870 domain-containing protein: protein MTYGQQPGGPQFPGGYQPPQPMSPEDQRLWATLTHIGGIFFNFVAPLVAYLVLRDRGGFIREHTRVALNFHITMAIAYVAAGLLTIVLIGAVLLPVIGILTIIFGIMAAVAANRGQFYRYPLSIEFIKQ, encoded by the coding sequence ATGACCTACGGACAGCAGCCCGGTGGCCCCCAGTTCCCGGGCGGGTACCAGCCGCCCCAGCCCATGTCGCCCGAGGACCAGCGCCTCTGGGCCACGCTCACGCACATCGGCGGGATCTTCTTCAACTTCGTCGCGCCGCTCGTGGCCTACCTCGTCCTGCGCGATCGCGGCGGCTTCATCCGCGAGCACACGCGCGTGGCACTGAACTTCCACATCACGATGGCGATCGCCTACGTCGCCGCGGGCCTCTTGACCATCGTGCTGATCGGCGCGGTGCTCCTGCCGGTGATCGGGATCCTGACGATCATCTTCGGGATCATGGCCGCCGTCGCCGCCAACCGCGGGCAGTTCTACCGCTACCCGCTCTCGATCGAGTTCATCAAGCAGTAG
- the hemW gene encoding radical SAM family heme chaperone HemW, with product MPSALPIADPAPADGLLSPAASAGDVPFGVYVHVPFCRVRCGYCDFNTYTASELRGVRRDDYAGHAVQEIRFAADVLARSGVPRRPVSTVFFGGGTPTMLPASDLVMILRAIDDTWGILPGAEVTTEANPDSVDESSLATLRAGGFTRVSYGMQSAVPHVLATLDRTHDPERVPLVVDAAKQQGLDVSLDLIYSTPGESLDDWRTSLDAALACAPDHVSAYSLIVEDGTAMGRMVARGELPAPDDDLAADMYELADQVLGDAGYSWYEVSNWSRGDHHASRHNLSYWKGHDWWGVGPGAHSAVAGTRWWNVKHPAAYANRVLQGESPAAGRETLDDETRYVERVLLAARVRGELATSELGQEARGRVAGLIARGLVDGSAAVRGRIELTLRGRLLADAVVRELLD from the coding sequence ATGCCGAGTGCTCTCCCGATCGCCGATCCCGCACCAGCGGACGGGCTGCTCTCGCCCGCGGCGTCCGCGGGTGACGTCCCGTTCGGCGTGTACGTGCACGTGCCGTTCTGCCGCGTGCGGTGCGGCTACTGCGACTTCAACACCTACACGGCGTCCGAGCTCCGCGGGGTCCGGCGGGACGACTACGCCGGGCACGCCGTGCAGGAGATCCGCTTCGCGGCGGACGTCCTCGCCCGCTCCGGCGTCCCGCGGCGCCCGGTGTCGACGGTGTTCTTCGGCGGAGGGACGCCGACGATGCTGCCGGCGTCCGACCTCGTGATGATCCTGCGGGCGATCGACGACACCTGGGGCATCCTGCCCGGGGCCGAGGTCACGACCGAGGCGAACCCGGACTCCGTCGACGAGTCGTCCCTGGCGACGCTGCGCGCCGGTGGGTTCACCCGCGTGAGCTACGGCATGCAGTCCGCGGTGCCGCACGTGCTCGCGACGCTCGACCGGACGCACGACCCCGAGCGCGTGCCGCTCGTCGTGGACGCCGCGAAGCAGCAGGGGCTCGACGTCTCGCTCGACCTCATCTACTCGACGCCGGGCGAGTCCCTCGACGACTGGCGCACCTCGCTCGACGCGGCCCTGGCGTGTGCGCCCGACCACGTCTCGGCGTACTCGCTCATCGTCGAGGACGGCACCGCGATGGGCCGGATGGTCGCACGCGGCGAGCTGCCGGCGCCGGACGACGACCTCGCGGCGGACATGTACGAGCTGGCCGACCAGGTCCTCGGCGACGCCGGGTACTCCTGGTACGAGGTCTCGAACTGGTCCCGCGGCGACCACCACGCGAGCCGGCACAACCTGTCCTACTGGAAGGGCCACGACTGGTGGGGCGTCGGCCCGGGCGCGCACTCCGCGGTCGCCGGCACCCGCTGGTGGAACGTGAAGCACCCGGCCGCGTACGCGAACCGGGTGCTCCAGGGCGAGTCGCCCGCGGCCGGCCGCGAGACCCTCGACGACGAGACCCGGTACGTCGAGCGCGTGCTGCTCGCCGCGCGGGTCCGCGGTGAGCTGGCGACGAGCGAGCTGGGCCAGGAGGCACGGGGCCGGGTCGCCGGCCTCATCGCACGTGGTCTCGTGGACGGGTCGGCCGCGGTGCGGGGACGGATCGAGTTGACCCTGCGGGGTCGCCTGCTCGCGGACGCGGTGGTCCGCGAGCTGCTCGACTGA